In Oceanibaculum nanhaiense, the following proteins share a genomic window:
- the thiS gene encoding sulfur carrier protein ThiS, with protein sequence MSDSKTVVPIRLNGKAYGTMATTIAALLAERGIDASRPGIAVAANQKVVKRSDWAATPVSANDDIEIVQPFQGG encoded by the coding sequence ATGAGCGACAGCAAGACCGTTGTTCCGATCCGCCTGAACGGTAAAGCTTACGGCACGATGGCAACGACCATCGCCGCCCTGCTGGCCGAGCGGGGCATCGATGCCAGCCGGCCCGGCATCGCCGTGGCGGCGAACCAGAAGGTCGTGAAACGCAGCGACTGGGCGGCGACTCCGGTCAGCGCCAATGATGATATAGAGATCGTACAGCCCTTCCAGGGCGGGTGA
- a CDS encoding thiamine phosphate synthase encodes MRPLPAPLLLITDRTQNPRPLIETVAAALEGGCRWVMLREKDLPPDALLDLARQISALTSASGATLSINSDVAAAKALRAGLHLPADGSALAARAALGPAALIGKSAHSLDEIEKALDTGADYVTLSPIFASASKPGYGPALGIEGLRKAAARLQIPIVALAGIDADNAGPCIKAGADAVASMGGVMRAEDPAAEVRALLAALGRASS; translated from the coding sequence TTGAGGCCGCTTCCCGCGCCGCTGCTGCTGATCACCGACCGGACGCAGAACCCCCGCCCGCTGATCGAGACCGTGGCGGCAGCGCTGGAGGGGGGCTGCCGCTGGGTCATGCTGCGCGAGAAGGACCTGCCGCCGGACGCGCTGCTGGATCTCGCGCGCCAGATATCGGCGTTGACCTCGGCCAGCGGCGCCACCCTGTCAATCAACAGCGATGTCGCGGCAGCGAAGGCGCTGAGGGCCGGGCTGCACCTGCCGGCGGACGGCTCCGCCCTGGCGGCCCGCGCCGCGCTGGGACCGGCTGCCCTGATCGGCAAATCCGCGCACAGTCTGGACGAGATAGAAAAGGCGCTGGATACCGGGGCCGACTATGTGACCCTGAGCCCGATCTTCGCCAGCGCCAGCAAGCCCGGCTATGGGCCGGCGCTGGGCATCGAGGGGCTGCGCAAGGCGGCCGCGCGGCTGCAAATTCCCATCGTGGCGCTGGCCGGCATCGATGCCGACAATGCCGGCCCCTGCATCAAGGCCGGCGCCGACGCCGTCGCCAGCATGGGCGGGGTGATGCGCGCGGAGGATCCGGCGGCGGAAGTGCGGGCCTTGCTCGCGGCGCTGGGAAGGGCCTCCTCTTGA
- the thiO gene encoding glycine oxidase ThiO, with amino-acid sequence MSPKLPGKPSVAIIGAGVCGLGIGWRLAQAGCRVSVFERGQAGRGASWAAAGMLAANAETEPGEESLLPLTLASQKLWPGFAAELNAASGIDVEYRETGTLVAATNRDEAEQLRFTYEFQRDLGLAVDWLSGAEARKREPYLRPGITGAVWAPDDHQVENRKLAAALQAAFAKAGGVLHENSPVTGIETEAGRAVGVRIGDNLHRADIVVLAAGSWSRDIPGLPDIALPPVRPVKGQMLSLRMDPKAPLATSVLWAPKIYLVPRADGRLIVGATVEEKGYDPHMTAGGVLALLDAAWRAVPAIEELPIEEMWVGFRPTSRDDAPILGESGLDGLLVATGHHRNGILLAPITADAIARQILTGRTLSEAAPFTLARFAAKSAATSEIAAE; translated from the coding sequence ATGTCACCTAAACTACCCGGCAAACCATCCGTCGCCATCATCGGTGCCGGCGTCTGCGGCCTTGGCATCGGCTGGCGGCTGGCTCAGGCCGGTTGCCGCGTTTCCGTGTTCGAGCGCGGCCAGGCCGGGCGCGGCGCCAGCTGGGCCGCCGCCGGCATGCTGGCCGCCAATGCCGAAACCGAGCCCGGCGAGGAATCCCTGCTGCCGCTGACGCTGGCCAGCCAGAAGCTGTGGCCCGGCTTCGCCGCCGAGCTGAACGCGGCGTCGGGCATCGATGTCGAATATCGCGAGACCGGCACGCTGGTCGCCGCCACCAATCGCGACGAGGCGGAGCAGCTGCGCTTCACCTACGAATTCCAGCGCGACCTTGGCCTCGCCGTCGACTGGCTGAGCGGCGCCGAGGCCCGGAAGCGCGAGCCCTATCTGCGGCCCGGCATCACCGGTGCCGTCTGGGCGCCCGATGACCATCAGGTCGAGAACCGCAAGCTGGCCGCGGCACTGCAGGCGGCCTTCGCGAAGGCAGGCGGGGTGCTGCACGAGAACAGCCCGGTCACCGGCATCGAGACCGAGGCCGGCCGCGCTGTCGGCGTTAGGATCGGCGACAATCTCCACAGGGCCGATATCGTGGTGCTGGCCGCCGGCTCCTGGTCGCGCGACATCCCCGGCCTGCCCGACATCGCGCTGCCGCCGGTGCGCCCGGTGAAAGGCCAGATGCTGAGCCTGCGCATGGACCCGAAAGCGCCGCTGGCCACATCCGTATTGTGGGCACCGAAAATCTATCTGGTGCCGCGCGCCGATGGCCGCCTGATCGTCGGCGCCACCGTCGAGGAAAAGGGCTATGACCCGCACATGACGGCGGGTGGCGTGCTGGCGCTGCTGGACGCCGCCTGGCGGGCGGTCCCCGCCATTGAGGAACTGCCGATCGAGGAGATGTGGGTGGGGTTCCGCCCGACCAGCCGCGACGACGCGCCGATCCTGGGCGAGAGCGGGCTCGACGGGCTGCTGGTGGCGACCGGCCACCACCGCAACGGCATCCTGCTGGCGCCGATCACCGCCGACGCCATCGCCCGGCAGATCCTGACCGGCAGGACACTTTCCGAAGCCGCCCCCTTTACGCTGGCGCGCTTCGCCGCTAAGTCAGCGGCAACGTCCGAGATTGCCGCAGAATGA
- a CDS encoding PAS domain-containing protein — translation MTTSQPFIDGNLRRCHDLLNMANLFLAQNKLASASSAIGALRASSALLSAEDAAFFRERLVVLDQEHFRRGGGHIKSHKVVDLSAYRRSRLAQRPMASSTMGLKALYGGNRSARPATAEDDRGNFIYRMPMPVDEVSTSDSLGMENLLQIWRQAQQASGRRHGLPLLSDIDPKFIADIGMLGFVHLIDASSENPMNFHVSVYGSRVTLFNNRNFSGRALHDFPIPIYRESVATDYNTVRMTGVPAYHRVIATVDGSRRHYTRLLLPFSTDGNRPDRLLVGVRTDNWLPE, via the coding sequence ATGACGACATCGCAGCCGTTCATCGATGGCAACCTACGGCGCTGTCACGACCTGTTGAATATGGCTAATTTGTTCTTGGCACAGAACAAACTGGCTAGCGCCAGCAGTGCAATTGGCGCTTTGCGGGCGAGTTCAGCCCTGCTCTCGGCTGAGGACGCCGCGTTCTTCCGTGAGCGTCTGGTCGTCCTTGACCAAGAACATTTCCGCCGTGGCGGAGGCCATATCAAAAGCCATAAGGTCGTCGATCTTTCCGCCTATCGCCGCAGCCGCCTTGCACAACGTCCCATGGCAAGTTCCACAATGGGGTTGAAAGCTCTGTACGGCGGCAACCGCAGCGCAAGACCAGCCACAGCGGAAGATGACAGGGGAAATTTCATCTACCGCATGCCGATGCCGGTGGATGAGGTTTCGACATCCGACAGCCTGGGCATGGAAAACCTGCTGCAGATTTGGCGTCAGGCCCAGCAGGCGAGCGGGCGGCGCCATGGACTGCCGCTTCTTTCAGACATCGATCCGAAATTCATTGCCGACATTGGAATGCTTGGCTTTGTGCATCTGATTGATGCCTCATCGGAGAATCCGATGAATTTCCACGTCAGTGTCTATGGCAGCCGCGTGACGCTGTTCAATAACCGCAATTTCTCTGGCCGCGCGCTGCACGATTTCCCTATTCCGATCTATCGGGAGTCGGTGGCGACAGACTACAACACCGTGCGGATGACCGGCGTGCCGGCCTATCACCGGGTGATCGCCACCGTCGATGGCTCGCGCCGCCATTACACCCGCCTGCTGCTGCCCTTCTCGACCGACGGCAACCGGCCGGACCGGCTGCTTGTGGGCGTGCGCACAGATAATTGGCTGCCGGAATAA
- a CDS encoding glycosyltransferase, translating into MLRWSNLLIVGLVILANVAVWGAIYWPRSAVNTDGVIAGMSFSPYRRDQGPLTKGPSAEEIRRDLELVSKETSGIRTYTTSDGHDRIPAMAREFGLRVMPGAWIGSDEARNKREIADLIGIVRQNRNVSRVIVGNEALLRAEVTVPKMIDFIRQVQMNASVRVSTAEPWHIWHKHPELVEAVDFIAVQLLPYWEGVPVEMAIEDTLQRYAKLRELYPNKPIVITEVGWPSAGKKVGAAEASLVNQARFIREWVNVARIHQFDYYIIEAFDQPWKIGEEGIVGAYWGLYDADRQAKFTWKDSVSELADWPLWAAIAVVLGLIPTIVYLRARSELRLPGRIVFAATFQAAGTALTLAMLIPAMRYLGAGEIAAWAVLIMLQVLLFTAVAGDMVELIDVIWRKNRRVPLPRIASTDMTRLPKVSIHVPCYNEPPEMLKQTLNALAKLDYPNFEVLVIDNNTKDEAVWRPVEIHCDALGDRFRFFHLCPWPGFKAGALNFAMKETAADAEVVAVIDSDYIVTPDWLNNMVPHFQDPAVGLVQAPQDYYDQEESGFKKACYWEYAGFFKIGMVQRNDDNAIIQHGTMTMVRKSALEAVGGWAEWCITEDAELGLRLFQEGWQSVYDARSYGKGVMPDSLDAYKTQRFRWAYGSVQILKRHWRSLLKPGVTKLTNAQRYHFISGWAPWFADALGMVFTVAAIFWTGMMIAFPKILEFPSAAFVVPALSVFIFKVLRSLWLYKLRVPCSFAENLGAALGGLALGHMVAKAMLTGIFTSGRPFLRTPKLENRPAWVQVVGQVREEALMLVLLLGAMAAMLLTNHFNQLEERLWLAMLGVLSLPYWAALGMSFINVAPYRALIEMLPWTSTGKTPANQQAK; encoded by the coding sequence ATGTTGCGTTGGTCGAATCTGCTGATCGTCGGGCTTGTTATTCTGGCGAACGTCGCGGTCTGGGGCGCCATTTACTGGCCGCGCTCGGCCGTGAATACCGACGGCGTCATCGCCGGCATGTCCTTCAGCCCCTACCGGCGCGACCAGGGACCGCTGACCAAGGGCCCGTCGGCGGAGGAAATCCGCCGCGACCTGGAGCTGGTCTCGAAAGAGACCTCGGGCATCCGCACCTACACGACCAGCGATGGCCATGACCGCATCCCGGCGATGGCCCGCGAATTCGGCCTGCGCGTCATGCCCGGCGCCTGGATCGGCAGCGACGAGGCGCGCAACAAGCGCGAGATCGCCGACCTGATCGGCATCGTCCGGCAGAACCGCAACGTATCCCGCGTCATCGTCGGCAACGAGGCGCTGCTGCGCGCCGAAGTGACCGTGCCGAAGATGATCGATTTCATCCGCCAGGTGCAGATGAACGCCTCGGTGCGCGTCTCCACGGCGGAGCCCTGGCATATCTGGCACAAGCATCCCGAGCTGGTCGAGGCGGTCGATTTCATCGCCGTGCAGCTGCTGCCCTACTGGGAAGGCGTGCCGGTCGAGATGGCCATTGAGGACACGCTGCAGCGCTATGCCAAGCTGCGCGAGCTGTATCCCAACAAGCCGATCGTCATCACCGAGGTGGGCTGGCCGAGCGCCGGCAAGAAGGTGGGCGCGGCCGAGGCCTCGCTCGTCAACCAGGCGCGTTTCATCCGCGAATGGGTGAATGTCGCGCGCATCCACCAGTTCGACTACTACATCATCGAGGCGTTCGACCAGCCCTGGAAGATCGGCGAGGAAGGCATCGTCGGCGCCTATTGGGGCCTGTACGACGCCGACCGCCAGGCGAAATTCACCTGGAAGGATTCCGTGTCCGAACTGGCCGACTGGCCGCTCTGGGCCGCCATCGCGGTCGTGCTTGGCCTGATTCCAACCATCGTCTATCTGCGGGCGCGCTCCGAGCTGAGGCTGCCCGGCCGTATCGTCTTCGCTGCCACCTTCCAGGCTGCCGGCACGGCGCTGACGCTGGCCATGCTGATCCCGGCCATGCGCTATCTGGGCGCCGGCGAGATCGCCGCCTGGGCCGTGCTCATCATGCTGCAGGTGCTGCTGTTCACCGCCGTCGCCGGCGACATGGTCGAGCTGATCGACGTGATCTGGCGCAAGAACCGCCGGGTGCCGCTACCGCGCATCGCCAGCACCGACATGACGCGCCTGCCCAAGGTGTCGATCCATGTGCCGTGCTACAACGAGCCGCCGGAGATGCTGAAGCAGACGCTGAACGCGCTGGCCAAGCTCGATTATCCGAATTTCGAAGTGCTGGTGATCGACAACAACACCAAGGACGAGGCGGTCTGGCGCCCGGTCGAGATCCATTGCGACGCGCTGGGCGACCGGTTCCGCTTCTTCCATCTTTGCCCCTGGCCGGGCTTCAAGGCGGGCGCCCTGAATTTCGCCATGAAGGAAACCGCCGCCGATGCCGAGGTGGTGGCCGTCATCGACAGCGACTACATCGTGACGCCCGACTGGCTGAACAACATGGTGCCGCATTTCCAGGATCCTGCCGTCGGCCTGGTGCAGGCGCCGCAGGATTATTACGACCAGGAAGAAAGCGGCTTCAAGAAGGCCTGCTACTGGGAATATGCCGGCTTCTTCAAGATCGGCATGGTGCAGCGTAACGACGACAACGCGATCATCCAGCACGGCACCATGACCATGGTACGCAAATCGGCGCTGGAGGCTGTCGGCGGCTGGGCCGAATGGTGCATCACCGAGGATGCGGAACTGGGCCTGCGGCTGTTCCAGGAAGGCTGGCAGTCGGTCTATGATGCGCGCTCCTACGGCAAGGGCGTCATGCCGGATTCGCTGGACGCCTACAAGACGCAGCGCTTCCGCTGGGCCTATGGCTCGGTGCAGATCCTGAAGCGGCACTGGCGCAGCCTGCTGAAGCCGGGCGTGACCAAGCTGACCAACGCGCAGCGCTACCACTTCATCAGCGGCTGGGCGCCCTGGTTCGCCGACGCGCTGGGCATGGTCTTCACCGTCGCCGCGATCTTCTGGACCGGCATGATGATCGCCTTCCCGAAGATCCTGGAATTCCCGTCCGCCGCCTTCGTCGTGCCGGCGCTGTCGGTGTTCATCTTCAAGGTGCTGCGCTCGCTGTGGCTTTACAAGCTGCGCGTGCCCTGCTCCTTCGCGGAGAATCTGGGCGCCGCGCTGGGCGGTCTGGCGCTCGGCCACATGGTCGCCAAGGCGATGCTGACCGGCATCTTCACCTCCGGCCGGCCGTTCCTGCGCACGCCGAAGCTGGAGAACCGCCCGGCCTGGGTGCAGGTGGTCGGCCAGGTCCGCGAGGAAGCGCTGATGCTGGTCCTGCTGCTGGGCGCGATGGCGGCCATGCTGCTGACCAACCACTTCAACCAGCTTGAGGAACGGCTGTGGCTGGCGATGCTGGGCGTGCTGTCCCTGCCCTATTGGGCGGCGCTGGGCATGTCCTTCATCAATGTCGCCCCCTACCGCGCGCTGATCGAGATGCTGCCCTGGACCAGCACGGGCAAGACACCGGCGAACCAGCAGGCGAAATGA
- the thiG gene encoding thiazole synthase (functions in thiamine (vitamin B1) biosynthesis; in Bacillus subtilis this enzyme catalyzes the formation of thiazole from dehydroxyglycine and 1-deoxy-D-xylulose-5-phosphate and ThiS-thiocarboxylate) has translation MNAIQNAAKDPFTLAGKSFGSRLLIGTAGYPNRQVMLDALTASAAEIVTVSIRRVSTESHAENLWDVLKDRCHLLPNTAGCGTVRDAVLTAQLGREAVGTDWVKLELIGDRETLYPDVAQLVEAAEELVKDGFIVLPYCTDDPVVCQKLADVGCAAVMPLASPIGSGMGLVNPYNLEMVCNRSTVPVIVDAGIGTASDAARAMEIGADAVLLNTAISKARNPVLMAAAMRDAVAAGRAARRAGRIPRKGYAEASSPQLGMIGS, from the coding sequence ATGAACGCTATACAGAACGCCGCGAAAGACCCCTTCACGCTGGCTGGCAAGAGCTTCGGTTCTCGCCTGCTGATCGGCACGGCGGGCTACCCCAACCGCCAGGTCATGCTGGATGCGCTGACGGCCAGCGCGGCGGAGATCGTCACCGTGTCGATCCGCCGGGTCAGCACCGAATCCCATGCCGAAAATCTGTGGGACGTGCTGAAGGACCGCTGCCACCTGCTGCCCAACACGGCGGGTTGCGGCACCGTACGCGACGCCGTGCTGACCGCGCAGCTGGGGCGCGAAGCGGTCGGCACCGACTGGGTGAAGCTGGAACTGATCGGCGACCGCGAGACACTGTACCCCGACGTCGCGCAGCTGGTCGAGGCGGCGGAGGAGCTGGTGAAGGACGGCTTCATCGTGCTGCCCTACTGCACCGACGATCCGGTGGTCTGCCAGAAGCTGGCCGATGTTGGCTGCGCCGCCGTCATGCCGCTGGCCTCGCCCATCGGCTCCGGCATGGGGCTGGTGAACCCGTATAATCTGGAGATGGTGTGTAACCGCTCCACCGTGCCGGTAATCGTCGATGCCGGTATCGGCACCGCCTCCGACGCCGCCCGCGCGATGGAGATCGGCGCCGACGCGGTGCTGCTGAACACCGCCATCTCCAAGGCGCGCAACCCGGTGCTGATGGCGGCCGCCATGCGCGACGCCGTGGCCGCCGGCCGCGCCGCGCGCCGCGCCGGGCGTATCCCGCGCAAGGGCTATGCCGAGGCGTCGAGCCCGCAGCTCGGCATGATCGGCTCTTGA
- a CDS encoding glycoside hydrolase family 17 protein, with product MSLGKMPGRKSAGLALLVLATLLGIGHWIAQGVPVALPDVSGGKFACVSYAPFREGQSPFQEGIIIPEWQIDEDFAALASNTRCVRTYAVDQGLDKVPEIAARHGLEVLLGVWIGSQADKNRLQMEKAVDLANAHPNTVRAIVVGNEVMLRGELPREKLAETIRWVRQRSQVPVTYADVWEFWLRHKPLLDEVDFATIHILPYWEDEPVGIDTAVAHIMDIYRYVETQMPGVTLLIGETGWPSAGRQREGAVPGLVNQAAFLRGFVTAVDAQGIDYNLIEAFDQPWKRANEGTVGGHWGLYDVGRAAKFPLTGPVAELPGWKLWLTGSLLFGLLPLGFAALRREAPGTPAGWAALTLAGAASGTLLVMQARYVVEMSRMPFEWAAGGGLWLLSLGAMLVLATALARAVEGRTAGRTERLVSPVRLLALGFVLAMCLGLVFDPRYRDFPSSFALLPAAGFALLALLRGLPQTIRDEEVGLALAILPCALFIAVREGPHNAQALLWCASSLLLALPVLAVRLRAKQPPVILPQPSGAGTSGH from the coding sequence ATGAGCTTGGGGAAGATGCCGGGGCGCAAATCCGCCGGGCTGGCGCTGCTGGTGCTGGCCACCCTCCTCGGCATCGGCCACTGGATCGCCCAGGGCGTTCCGGTGGCCCTGCCGGATGTGAGTGGCGGCAAGTTCGCCTGCGTCTCCTATGCGCCGTTCCGCGAGGGCCAGTCGCCCTTCCAGGAAGGCATCATCATCCCGGAATGGCAGATCGACGAGGATTTCGCCGCACTGGCCAGCAACACCCGCTGCGTGCGCACCTACGCCGTCGATCAGGGCCTCGACAAGGTGCCGGAGATCGCCGCGCGCCACGGGCTGGAGGTGCTGCTCGGCGTGTGGATCGGCAGCCAGGCCGACAAGAACAGGCTGCAGATGGAAAAGGCGGTGGATCTTGCCAACGCGCACCCCAACACGGTGCGTGCCATTGTCGTCGGCAATGAGGTGATGCTGCGCGGCGAGCTGCCGCGCGAGAAGCTGGCCGAGACCATCCGCTGGGTGCGGCAGCGCTCGCAGGTGCCGGTAACCTATGCCGATGTCTGGGAGTTCTGGCTGCGCCACAAGCCGCTGCTCGACGAGGTCGATTTCGCCACCATCCATATCCTGCCCTATTGGGAGGACGAGCCGGTCGGCATCGACACCGCCGTCGCCCACATCATGGATATCTACCGCTACGTCGAGACGCAGATGCCGGGGGTCACGCTGCTGATCGGCGAGACCGGCTGGCCCAGCGCCGGCCGCCAGCGCGAGGGCGCGGTGCCCGGCCTGGTCAATCAGGCGGCCTTCCTGCGCGGCTTCGTGACCGCCGTGGATGCGCAAGGCATCGACTACAATCTGATCGAGGCGTTCGACCAGCCCTGGAAGCGCGCCAATGAAGGCACGGTCGGCGGCCATTGGGGCCTGTACGATGTGGGCCGCGCGGCGAAATTCCCGTTGACCGGCCCGGTCGCGGAACTGCCGGGCTGGAAGCTCTGGCTCACCGGGTCGCTGCTGTTCGGCCTGCTGCCGCTGGGCTTCGCCGCCCTCCGCCGAGAGGCGCCGGGCACGCCCGCCGGCTGGGCGGCGCTGACGCTGGCCGGCGCGGCGTCCGGTACGCTGCTGGTGATGCAGGCGCGTTATGTCGTTGAGATGAGCCGCATGCCGTTCGAATGGGCGGCGGGCGGCGGGCTGTGGCTGCTGTCGCTGGGCGCCATGCTGGTGCTGGCAACGGCTCTCGCGCGTGCTGTCGAGGGCCGGACCGCAGGCCGAACGGAACGGCTTGTCAGCCCGGTGCGGCTGCTGGCGCTGGGTTTCGTGCTGGCGATGTGCCTGGGGCTGGTGTTCGACCCGCGCTACCGCGACTTCCCGTCTTCCTTTGCCCTGCTGCCGGCGGCCGGGTTCGCGTTGCTGGCCCTGCTCCGCGGCCTGCCGCAGACGATCCGGGACGAGGAGGTCGGCCTCGCCCTTGCCATCCTCCCCTGCGCCCTGTTCATTGCCGTCCGCGAAGGCCCGCACAACGCGCAGGCGTTGCTGTGGTGCGCCTCCAGCCTGTTGCTGGCCCTGCCGGTGCTGGCGGTGCGGCTGCGCGCGAAGCAGCCGCCCGTTATCCTGCCTCAGCCCAGCGGGGCCGGCACCAGCGGCCACTGA
- the secF gene encoding protein translocase subunit SecF, which produces MRFLPIRLLPDNTAIDFVRYRFAAYAFSLLLVVATLGSLAINGLNLGIDFKGGMLVEIQSAQPIDPAALRGRLAEAGLGAAEVQQFGKPTEALIRLDSGQLGTDETAQAAPRIRAALGEGYEFRRTELVGPRVSAELFRDGALATALAILGIALYVWFRFEWQFGVAAMIATAHDVIVTLGLLSVTGLEFNLTAIAALLTLAGYSINDTVVVFDRIREALRKHKKLPMAELINLSINQTLSRTILTSGTTLVAILPLLFFATSTLLNFTVALVWGILIGTFSSVFVAAALLLHLPAIRNAETEPEIPDEVVS; this is translated from the coding sequence ATGCGTTTCCTGCCCATCCGGCTGTTGCCGGACAATACGGCCATCGATTTCGTACGCTATCGTTTCGCCGCCTATGCGTTTTCCCTGCTGCTGGTCGTGGCGACCCTCGGGTCGCTGGCGATCAACGGCCTGAATCTCGGCATCGACTTCAAGGGTGGCATGCTGGTCGAGATCCAGTCCGCCCAGCCCATCGACCCCGCCGCCCTGCGCGGCCGCCTGGCCGAGGCCGGCCTCGGCGCCGCCGAGGTGCAGCAGTTCGGCAAGCCGACCGAGGCGCTGATCCGCCTCGACAGCGGCCAGCTGGGCACCGACGAGACCGCACAAGCCGCCCCACGCATCCGCGCCGCGTTGGGCGAGGGCTACGAGTTCCGCCGCACCGAACTGGTCGGCCCGCGTGTGAGTGCCGAGCTGTTCCGCGATGGCGCGCTGGCCACCGCTCTCGCCATCCTGGGCATCGCGCTCTATGTCTGGTTCCGCTTCGAATGGCAGTTCGGCGTGGCCGCGATGATCGCCACCGCGCATGACGTGATCGTCACGCTGGGGCTGCTGTCGGTCACCGGGCTGGAATTCAACCTGACGGCCATCGCCGCCCTTCTGACCCTGGCCGGCTATTCGATCAACGACACGGTGGTGGTGTTCGACCGCATCCGCGAGGCCTTGCGCAAGCACAAGAAGCTGCCGATGGCGGAGCTTATCAATCTCAGCATCAACCAGACGCTGTCGCGCACCATCCTGACCTCCGGCACGACGCTGGTGGCGATCCTGCCGCTGCTGTTCTTCGCCACCAGCACGCTGCTGAATTTCACCGTGGCACTGGTCTGGGGCATCCTGATCGGCACCTTCTCCTCGGTGTTTGTTGCCGCCGCCCTGCTGCTGCACCTGCCGGCGATCCGCAACGCGGAAACAGAGCCAGAAATCCCCGATGAAGTAGTTTCATAA
- a CDS encoding sensor histidine kinase: protein MFSHETVPDIAPQQADGLLRNRATILTNLVVALLSLFVLWDTLPAATELAWIAGMTALAISRLLLSHWLRKSAWPARRKLHVFTAGAVLSGLSWGCLPVLLLPVGGVEDFAFAGFMIAGMTAGAITALCWYQPAYLGYLLGATLPLAACLLLLKQPVYLAMGGQVLFYAIMLAVISVFYSRRLLQTLRLENELDREHRRLEATRQELALAQHNKWQTLAQLSHHLRTPMNAVIGFSDMLRSEVLGPIGNPKHKDYINDIHDSGTRALQIITKILDVSQAEAGMLTLVKTDVDVRETLADCLQSHGAAAAQRGVTLTSRVAENLPRLLCDCARLQQILDQLLSNALRHTPAGGQITLSADIEESHWLAIRIADTGPGIPEDRLAEAMTPFVQFDNAMVRQHDGIGIGLPLARRLVELHGGEFTLTSAPGQGTIATIRLPLP from the coding sequence TTGTTTAGCCACGAAACGGTGCCGGATATCGCCCCGCAGCAGGCGGACGGGCTGTTGCGGAATCGGGCGACGATCCTCACCAACCTCGTCGTCGCCCTGCTCTCCCTCTTCGTGTTGTGGGATACGCTGCCGGCGGCGACCGAACTGGCCTGGATCGCCGGCATGACGGCCCTTGCCATCTCACGGCTTTTGCTGTCGCACTGGCTGCGCAAATCAGCCTGGCCGGCCCGCCGGAAACTGCATGTCTTCACCGCGGGCGCGGTGCTGAGCGGCCTCAGCTGGGGCTGCCTGCCGGTGCTGCTGCTGCCGGTTGGCGGCGTCGAGGATTTCGCCTTCGCCGGCTTCATGATCGCCGGCATGACCGCCGGCGCCATCACCGCCCTGTGCTGGTATCAGCCGGCCTATCTGGGCTATCTGCTGGGCGCCACCCTGCCGCTTGCCGCCTGCCTGCTGCTGCTGAAGCAACCGGTCTATCTGGCGATGGGCGGGCAGGTGCTTTTTTACGCCATCATGCTGGCGGTGATCTCGGTGTTCTACAGCCGCCGGCTGCTCCAGACGCTGCGGCTGGAAAACGAACTGGACCGGGAACACCGGAGGCTGGAAGCCACCCGCCAGGAACTGGCGCTGGCGCAACACAATAAATGGCAGACCCTGGCGCAGCTCAGCCACCATCTGCGCACGCCGATGAACGCCGTGATCGGCTTTTCCGACATGCTGCGCAGCGAGGTGCTGGGGCCGATCGGCAACCCGAAGCACAAGGATTACATCAACGACATCCACGACAGCGGCACCCGCGCGCTGCAGATCATCACCAAGATTCTCGATGTCTCGCAGGCCGAGGCCGGCATGCTGACGCTCGTCAAAACCGATGTCGATGTCCGGGAGACGCTGGCGGATTGCCTGCAAAGCCATGGCGCGGCAGCCGCGCAACGCGGGGTGACACTGACCTCCAGGGTCGCGGAGAACCTGCCCCGGCTGCTGTGTGACTGCGCCCGCCTGCAGCAGATTCTGGACCAACTGCTATCCAACGCGCTGCGCCACACCCCGGCCGGCGGGCAGATCACACTTTCCGCCGACATCGAGGAATCGCACTGGCTGGCGATCCGCATCGCCGATACCGGCCCCGGCATCCCGGAGGACCGGCTGGCCGAAGCGATGACCCCCTTCGTGCAGTTCGACAACGCGATGGTGCGGCAGCATGACGGCATCGGCATCGGCCTGCCGCTCGCCCGCCGGCTGGTCGAACTACATGGCGGCGAATTCACCCTGACCAGCGCCCCCGGCCAGGGCACCATCGCCACCATCCGCCTGCCATTGCCCTGA